The following is a genomic window from Niabella soli DSM 19437.
GATCGGGGTGGATTTTCCCGCCTTTTCTCAAAACCTTAAATTCCTGAGCACCATTTTTCTGCGCCTCATCAAAACGATTGTGGCACCCCTGCTCTTTTCAACACTGGTGGTGGGCATTGCCAGCCATAGTAACCTGAAGCAGGTGGGCAGGATGGGATGGAAGTCTATACTTTATTTTGAGGTAGTAACCAGTTTTGCATTGATTATAGGGCTGGCATTTATTAACTTAACCAATGCCGGTAAAGGCATCCATATTCCGCCGGCGCTGCTTCACGAATTACCCCATTCCCAGGAGAAAGTATTGCAGGAAAAAGTGATCGGTATCTTAGACAGTGCGGGAGTGCAGGTGCCCCCGAAGCTGATCGACCGCCTGCCGGATCCCTCGGCCAAAACCTGGCAGGATCATATCGTAGATATCTTTCCCGAAAATATCATCAAATCTATTTATGAAGGCAATGTTTTACCTATAGTTTTATTTAGTCTGGTCTTTGGTATCTCGTTGGCAATGTTGTCTGAAGCAAAGAAGAAACCGTTGATAAACTTTACGGAGAGCCTCTCGGAAACCATGTTCAAATTCACCAATATTATCATGAACTTTGCGCCTTTTGGCGTGGGAGCGGCGATAGCGGTAACGGTGGGGCACCTGGGGATCGATATTTTAAAGAACCTGGGGATGTTGCTGATTACGCTTTACCTGGCACTTTTTACTTTTATTCTTTTTGTACTCTTACCCATCGCGCTTTTTATAGCTAAAGTGCCTTTAAAACAGTTCATAAAGGCGGTGCGGGAGCCGGTTTCCATCGCTTTTGCCACAACGAGTTCCGATTCTGCACTTCCTAAAGCGCTGGAAAACATGGAACAATTCGGCGTACCTCAAAAAATAGTTTCCTTTGTTATTCCTACCGGTTATACCTTTAACCTGGATGGTACCACTCTGTATCTTTCTTTAGCGTCGATATTCGTAGCGCAGGCAGCCGGTATGCATCTTTCTTTTGGAGAGCAGTTGCTCATCGGGCTATCGCTGATGCTGAGCAGCAAAGGGGTGGCGGCAGTGCCCCGGGCCTCCCTGGTCATCCTGGTGGCAACGGCGCATACCTTTAAGCTGCCTTTATGGCCCATCATGGCAATTTATGGTATCGATGAGCTGATGGATATGGCGCGTACATCTGTTAATGTTTTGGGAAACATGCTGGCAAGTTGTGTTAT
Proteins encoded in this region:
- a CDS encoding dicarboxylate/amino acid:cation symporter, producing the protein MNKRKAGLLSVLLFTLVAALHLIHEELTPVPHSILFAARWILLGSFVLLGCYKRSLTTWIFISMAIGIEIGVDFPAFSQNLKFLSTIFLRLIKTIVAPLLFSTLVVGIASHSNLKQVGRMGWKSILYFEVVTSFALIIGLAFINLTNAGKGIHIPPALLHELPHSQEKVLQEKVIGILDSAGVQVPPKLIDRLPDPSAKTWQDHIVDIFPENIIKSIYEGNVLPIVLFSLVFGISLAMLSEAKKKPLINFTESLSETMFKFTNIIMNFAPFGVGAAIAVTVGHLGIDILKNLGMLLITLYLALFTFILFVLLPIALFIAKVPLKQFIKAVREPVSIAFATTSSDSALPKALENMEQFGVPQKIVSFVIPTGYTFNLDGTTLYLSLASIFVAQAAGMHLSFGEQLLIGLSLMLSSKGVAAVPRASLVILVATAHTFKLPLWPIMAIYGIDELMDMARTSVNVLGNMLASCVIARWENEFDEQKALNFVEE